A window of the Citrus sinensis cultivar Valencia sweet orange chromosome 9, DVS_A1.0, whole genome shotgun sequence genome harbors these coding sequences:
- the LOC102608477 gene encoding uncharacterized protein LOC102608477: MFKSWRNDKNKIKAVFKLQFQCNQVPKLKKSAVMISLVPDDVGKPTFKLEKVPVQNGTCLWENPIYVTVKLIREPKTGYIKEKIYHFIVSTGSSKSGFLGEASIDFADFAAETEPLTLSLPLKFANSGAVLHVTIEKMDGATDQRYIEENEDKDQQSNCNTQDQNFAEDALESCWDGNSDQNNQEDPASLQSPLRQNSVPQQGTVDAIKTHNHAHRRSNTDWSVGSISDGSLAESTNSPDDNLGSDGSVEKLKNEIAVMMRQVELSELELLSLRKQVAKESKRAQDQTRQIISLSSERDALTIECEQLRKQNSIDIAEIERRLQSEEHLKFLQEEIREELNYEKEVSAHLRLQLEKTQDSNAELILAVKDLNEMLEQKNMEISSLSSKLEESKLVREDQLALEALAKERNKDKEVDMLKQKIRDQGDEIQFFKKHAEDLEIYIKQLTEDCQVLKQENQCLTSKLEKIQQQESMKSRECIESLATIKELESQSERLEDKIKQQSEEYSESLISINELECQVKELKRELDKQAQEFEDDIDAVTHAKTEQEQRAIRAEEELRKTRWKNTVTAERLQDEFRRLSVDMASKFDENEKLAMKAMTEANEQRMQKAHLEEMLQKANDELSLIKDQNGVKLQELSDQLEQKDKQIQKMYLELDHSSSQLIDEHKSEAQKHEALSTEIHMLRTEIEKLRKEQYNLSEHGKRRDDNKPKVSTGETDMLIQKWNRERDDLEKKFASAKQEAAKAHEELISMRSLKGENEMLIGNLQAEVENLKVQQNKLQNSLIEEKLEKDNLAKQVFQLKDELQKKKEEINRTGKGLKKYGGPVSDAQMTSMKERLRKGQKKLNKAELETSDNRIAVDEYRHMIRKGETCSEKGVTALASHSSDEGNFTEVLMEVSLLKEKNKRMETELKEMQERYSEISLKFAEVEGERQQLVMTVRNLKNGKRN, translated from the exons ATGTTCAAGTCGTGGAGAAACGACAAGAACAAGATCAAAGCTGTATTCAAATTGCAGTTTCAATGTAACCAG GTGCCGAAGTTGAAAAAATCTGCTGTGATGATATCTCTGGTGCCGGATGACGTTGGGAAGCCGACGTTTAAACTAGAGAAAGTACCTGTTCAAAATGGAACATGTTTGTGGGAAAATCCAATCTATGTTACTGTGAAGCTCATAAGGGAGCCAAAAACAGGATAcatcaaagagaaaatttaccattttatAGTTTCAACT GGCTCCTCAAAATCTGGCTTTCTTGGCGAAGCTTCAATAGATTTTGCAGATTTTGCCGCAGAAACTGAACCATTGACTCTGTCGTTGCCCCTTAAGTTCGCAAATTCTGGTGCCGTTTTACAT GTGACAATTGAGAAGATGGATGGGGCTACTGACCAAAG ATatattgaagaaaatgaagataagGATCAACAAAGCAATTGCAATACACAGGACCAAAATTTTGCAGAA GATGCATTGGAATCATGCTGGGACGGCAACTCCGACCAGAATAATCAAGAAGATCCTGCGAGCTTACAGTCACCTCTCAGGCAGAACTCTGTGCCTCAGCAGGGAACAGTTGATGCCATTAAGACCCATAACCACGCACATCGGAGATCAAACACGGACTGGTCAGTTGGTTCAATTTCAGATGGAAGTTTAGCTGAATCCACAAATAGCCCTGATGATAACCTTGGTTCAGATGGTTCTGTTGAGAAactcaaaaatgaaatagCTGTAATGATGAGGCAGGTAGAATTATCAGAACTCGAACTACTGTCTCTCCGAAAACAGGTTGCCAAGGAGAGCAAACGGGCACAGGATCAAACAAGACAAATTATTAGCCTTAGCAGTGAAAGAGATGCTCTGACAATAGAATGTGAACAACTCAGGAAACAGAACAGTATTGACATTGCAGAAATTGAAAGACGATTGCAATCTGAGGAGCATTTAAAGTTTCTGCAAGAAGAAATCAGAGAGGAGCTCAACTATGAAAAAGAAGTGAGTGCACATCTTCGGTTGCAACTGGAGAAGACGCAAGATTCAAACGCTGAGTTGATTCTTGCGGTGAAAGACCTCAATGAAATGTTGGAGCAGAAAAATATGGAAATATCTTCTCTCTCCAGCAAGCTAGAAGAAAGTAAACTTGTTAGAGAGGATCAATTAGCTCTTGAAGCATTGGCGAAGGAGAGAAACAAAGATAAGGAAGTAGACATGTTGAAGCAAAAAATCAGAGACCAGGGTGATGAAATACAGTTTTTCAAGAAACATGCAGAAGATTTAGAGATTTACATAAAACAACTGACAGAGGACTGTCAAGtcttaaaacaagaaaatcaatgtcTCACTTCAAAGTTGGAGAAAATTCAGCAACAAGAATCAATGAAGTCAAGAGAATGCATAGAATCTTTGGCCACCATAAAAGAACTCGAATCACAATCAGAAAGATTGGAGGATAAGATCAAGCAGCAATCAGAGGAATACTCAGAATCATTAATTTCCATTAATGAACTTGAATGTCAGGTCAAGGAATTGAAGCGAGAATTAGACAAGCAAGCCCAAGAATTTGAAGATGATATAGATGCTGTGACACATGCCAAAACAGAGCAGGAACAGAGGGCCATCCGAGCAGAGGAAGAGCTAAGAAAGACAAGGTGGAAAAACACTGTTACAGCCGAGCGACTTCAGGATGAATTCAGAAGGCTTTCTGTGGACATGGCATCTAAGTTTGATGAGAATGAGAAGCTGGCCATGAAAGCAATGACAGAAGCAAATGAACAGCGTATGCAGAAAGCACACTTGGAAGAAATGCTGCAGAAAGCCAATGACGAACTTAGTTTGATTAAGGATCAAAATGGAGTTAAACTGCAAGAGCTGTCAGATCAACTAGaacaaaaagataaacaaataCAGAAAATGTATTTGGAACTAGATCACAGCTCCAGCCAACTTATAGATGAACACAAGAGTGAGGCACAAAAGCATGAAGCTTTGTCTACAGAAATCCACATGCTCAGAACTGAGATAGAGAAGCTTAGAAAGGAGCAGTATAACTTGTCCGAACACGGAAAGCGAAGAGATGACAATAAACCAAAAGTATCAACAGGTGAAACTGATATGCTGATACAAAAATGGAATAGAGAAAGGGATGACCTGGAGAAAAAATTTGCTTCAGCAAAGCAGGAAGCAGCAAAAGCGCATGAAGAATTAATTTCTATGAGATCCTTGAAGGGTGAAAATGAGATGTTGATCGGGAATTTGCAGGCAGAAGTAGAGAATCTTAAAGTCCAGCAAAATAAACTACAAAATAGCTTGATTGAAGAAAAATTGGAGAAAGATAACCTTGCAAAACAAGTATTCCAATTGAAAGATGAGTtgcagaagaaaaaagaagaaatcaacAGGACAGGTAAAGGACTCAAGAAATATGGTGGTCCAGTTTCAGATGCGCAAATGACATCAATGAAGGAGAGACTGAGAAAG GGTCAGAAAAAACTGAACAAAGCTGAGCTGGAAACTTCAGACAACAGAATAGCGGTTGACGAGTACCGGCATATGATCAG AAAGGGAGAAACGTGCTCTGAGAAAGGAGTGACAGCCCTTGCTTCTCATTCTAGTGATGAGGGAAACTTTACTGAAGTATTAATGGAAGTGTCATTActgaaagaaaagaacaaacgCATGGAAACTGAGCTGAAAGAAATGCAAGAGAGATATTCAGAGATAAGTCTAAAATTTGCTGAGGTTGAAGGTGAAAGGCAACAACTTGTAATGACTGTAAGAAACCTCAAAAATGGTAAAAGGAATTAG